In Beijerinckiaceae bacterium, the sequence TTGACGCGCAACCTCGTTCAGCCGAAACCCGGCGAGACTTGGCTGCTCGTCACCTCAGCCTGGCATATGCCGCGCTCGGTCGGCATTTTCAGGAGGTTGGGTTTCGACGTGATACCCTATCCGGTCGCCTATCGCACGCTCGGGGACGACCGCGATTTCCTATCTCCTATACCCCCGAGCGAAAGGGTATTCATGTTGGATTTCGGCGTTCGCGAGTGGGTCGGCCTCTTGGCCTATTGGCTGACCGGCAAGACCAGCGCGTTCTTTCCGGCGCCTTAACCCGCCACACTCTTCGCGGCATGGCCATCGTCCGTTCGTCGATGGGCGCGCCGTCGATCAATTCAGGAACCCTTCCATGAGTCTGACCCTCCTCATCGCCAACAAAACCTATTCATCCTGGTCGTTTCGTCCATGGATCCTGATGCGTCATTTTGGCATTCCGTTCGAGGAGGTTGTGATCCCGTTGGCGCAGGAGACGACGCGCGCGGAGATCTCGCGCTTTTCCCCGTCAGGCAAATGCCCGGCCCTGCGGGATGGCGAGATTCTGGTTTGGGATTCCCTTGCGATCATTGAATATGTCGCCGAGCTCAATCCGCAGCTCGCAATCTGGCCGAGCGAGCGGGCGGCCCGGGCGCAAGCGCGGTCGCTCTCCGCCGAAATGCATTCAGGCTTCGCGGCGATGCGATCGCTCTTGCCGATGAACATGCGCCGGCCGGTTCACAAATGCGCCTTAAGCCCGGAGGCAAGCGCCGATATTTCCCGTATCGAACAGGCCTTCGCCCAGGCTCGCAAGCAGTTTGGCCAAGCTGGGCCGTTTCTGTTTGGCCAATTCTCCGCCGCAGATGCGATGTTTGCGCCGATCGTCAACCGGCTCCATGTTTACGATGTAGAGGTTACGCCGGTCACCAAAGACTATATGGAAGCCATGTCGGTCTTGCCGGCGTAC encodes:
- a CDS encoding glutathione S-transferase, yielding MSLTLLIANKTYSSWSFRPWILMRHFGIPFEEVVIPLAQETTRAEISRFSPSGKCPALRDGEILVWDSLAIIEYVAELNPQLAIWPSERAARAQARSLSAEMHSGFAAMRSLLPMNMRRPVHKCALSPEASADISRIEQAFAQARKQFGQAGPFLFGQFSAADAMFAPIVNRLHVYDVEVTPVTKDYMEAMSVLPAYQDWRAQAQAEAWSIEKYEVA